From Pseudanabaena sp. PCC 6802, one genomic window encodes:
- a CDS encoding isochorismatase family protein — translation MNTIFKHEETALVLIDHQIGTMQLIKNISLDVVKRNVLALAKTASILNIPVVLTSSQEENIQGALLPELQDIVPEAFATRVKRAGIVNAWTDSNFRDAVAKTGRKNLIMAGVTTSVCLVFPAIDAVSAGFSVQAVMDASGSPSDLAEEMSRRRMENAGVVLTATDTIMAELAQDWSTPTGQQIIQVMFQNVLPSIH, via the coding sequence ATGAATACGATTTTCAAACATGAAGAAACTGCACTAGTGTTGATCGATCATCAAATTGGAACTATGCAGCTAATCAAGAATATTTCACTGGATGTAGTTAAAAGGAATGTGCTTGCCTTAGCTAAGACTGCCAGCATCTTGAATATACCTGTCGTGCTGACCAGTAGTCAGGAAGAAAACATTCAAGGAGCGCTACTGCCAGAACTACAAGATATTGTGCCAGAGGCTTTTGCTACGAGAGTTAAACGAGCAGGAATCGTTAATGCCTGGACTGACTCCAACTTCAGAGATGCTGTTGCTAAGACAGGTCGCAAGAATTTGATTATGGCAGGTGTCACAACCAGTGTTTGCCTTGTATTTCCAGCGATTGATGCTGTCAGTGCTGGGTTCAGTGTTCAAGCCGTGATGGATGCTTCTGGTTCACCCTCTGATTTAGCAGAAGAAATGTCACGTCGGCGCATGGAAAACGCTGGAGTCGTCCTAACTGCCACGGACACAATTATGGCTGAACTAGCTCAAGACTGGAGTACTCCAACTGGACAGCAAATTATTCAGGTCATGTTTCAAAACGTTCTGCCTTCTATTCACTAA
- a CDS encoding DNA-binding protein yields MPTSRSYHSYLIESLKDPQEAAAYLDAVLEECNYDELLLALRNVAEARLAMLDSSSTILNQEAIQNILSQSTNLNLPVLIQALNELGFKLSVIPVGDAA; encoded by the coding sequence ATGCCAACGAGTAGGAGCTATCATTCTTATTTAATTGAGTCTCTAAAAGATCCTCAAGAGGCAGCAGCCTACTTAGATGCTGTGTTAGAAGAGTGTAATTATGATGAATTGCTTTTAGCATTAAGAAATGTTGCAGAAGCTAGGCTTGCCATGTTAGACAGTTCATCAACAATCTTGAATCAAGAAGCAATCCAAAATATTCTTTCTCAGTCAACTAATTTAAATCTGCCTGTTTTAATTCAAGCATTAAATGAATTAGGCTTTAAGCTTTCAGTTATACCAGTAGGAGATGCCGCGTAG
- the msrB gene encoding peptide-methionine (R)-S-oxide reductase MsrB, with translation MGKVNEEFEVAKTEAEWQEILTPEQFQVLRKHGTERARTSPLDKQYGKGTYFCAGCDLPLFKSDTKFNSGTGWPSFFEPIEGAIATSVDRSLFMTRTEVHCRRCGGHLGHVFDDGPAPTSQRYCMNGVAMKFVPEAESE, from the coding sequence ATGGGGAAAGTTAACGAAGAATTTGAAGTCGCTAAGACTGAGGCGGAATGGCAAGAAATTTTAACGCCGGAACAGTTTCAGGTGTTGCGCAAACACGGTACGGAACGCGCTCGCACCAGTCCCCTGGATAAGCAGTATGGCAAAGGTACTTACTTCTGTGCAGGGTGCGATCTGCCCCTGTTTAAATCCGACACCAAATTTAATAGCGGTACGGGTTGGCCGAGCTTCTTCGAGCCGATTGAAGGCGCGATCGCTACGTCAGTAGATCGCTCTTTATTCATGACTCGTACCGAAGTACATTGCCGCCGTTGTGGGGGACACCTGGGTCACGTATTTGACGACGGCCCCGCACCCACCAGCCAGCGCTATTGCATGAACGGTGTAGCTATGAAATTTGTGCCCGAGGCCGAATCCGAATAG
- a CDS encoding DUF1772 domain-containing protein produces MFKLARLFNLLSVIALSLFCGAFLFIALVVVKFWQAVEPDVFLNWMSDHFFRFPVLMLPLNLVALVLTIAAFGTGWKSSSRFNLGLSAICIFICTLTFPIYFAGANAEFLNRQLALSQIASAIGTWALWHWIRTGLALIALILASFALFQQSPSLEDVS; encoded by the coding sequence ATGTTCAAGCTTGCGAGACTTTTCAACTTACTTTCTGTAATTGCCCTCAGTTTATTTTGTGGTGCTTTCCTCTTCATTGCCCTAGTGGTAGTCAAATTTTGGCAAGCCGTAGAACCCGATGTTTTTCTCAATTGGATGAGCGATCATTTCTTTCGGTTTCCAGTACTCATGCTTCCGTTAAATCTAGTTGCTTTGGTGCTAACGATCGCAGCATTCGGCACGGGTTGGAAATCCTCAAGCCGATTCAATTTGGGACTCAGTGCAATCTGCATCTTCATCTGTACGCTCACATTTCCGATCTACTTCGCAGGTGCAAATGCCGAATTCTTAAATCGTCAGCTTGCACTGTCTCAGATTGCGAGTGCGATCGGTACTTGGGCACTATGGCATTGGATTAGAACTGGACTCGCATTGATAGCACTCATCTTGGCCAGTTTTGCCTTATTTCAGCAATCGCCAAGCCTGGAGGATGTATCGTGA
- a CDS encoding L-threonylcarbamoyladenylate synthase translates to MALVSMAALVAGARSGRIISFPTDTVPAIASIADRAEAIFALKERPQDKPLILMAARLAVLLDFVDTDRPALTIWQRLACAKLPGALTLVLPANERGKRLNPGATTLGIRIPKCDEAIAVLQQTGPLLTTSANKSGDPPLRKLGEIAACFPHVLVMRDRDPNAITGSGLPSTVVKWTDDGWQVLRQGQVRIDGYL, encoded by the coding sequence ATGGCATTAGTGTCGATGGCGGCTTTAGTTGCAGGAGCGCGATCGGGGCGGATAATTAGTTTCCCAACCGATACGGTTCCGGCGATCGCTTCGATTGCAGATCGAGCCGAAGCCATCTTTGCGCTGAAAGAGCGCCCTCAAGATAAGCCCTTGATCTTAATGGCGGCACGACTGGCGGTTTTGCTAGATTTTGTCGATACCGATCGCCCTGCCCTAACAATTTGGCAGCGGTTGGCTTGCGCTAAGCTGCCGGGTGCTTTAACCTTAGTTCTGCCTGCCAACGAACGCGGGAAGCGACTCAATCCTGGTGCAACTACACTGGGGATTCGCATTCCCAAATGCGATGAGGCGATCGCCGTTTTGCAGCAAACTGGCCCTTTGCTCACGACCAGCGCTAACAAAAGTGGCGACCCTCCTCTACGAAAATTAGGAGAAATCGCAGCTTGCTTCCCCCACGTACTCGTTATGCGCGATCGCGACCCAAACGCGATTACTGGTAGCGGCTTACCTTCAACTGTTGTTAAATGGACAGATGATGGTTGGCAAGTGCTAAGGCAGGGACAGGTGAGAATTGATGGTTATTTGTGA
- a CDS encoding YciI family protein: protein MNFSRIEASKIVESSAPSLRLQLYVVTSTANSLDAVKQNLPEHRAYLRDLEDRNVLFGAGPLWTDDGQYFEGDGMLIYRATSVEEATAIAQADPMHTSGARTFKVRPWLLNDGSITIRVTLSEPQRSVI, encoded by the coding sequence ATGAATTTCTCCCGTATTGAAGCCAGCAAGATCGTCGAGAGTTCTGCACCCTCATTGCGGCTGCAATTGTATGTTGTAACTTCAACAGCCAACAGCCTCGATGCAGTAAAGCAGAATCTCCCAGAACATCGAGCTTATTTGAGAGATCTTGAAGATCGCAATGTTTTGTTTGGAGCAGGACCGCTCTGGACAGATGACGGACAATATTTTGAAGGTGATGGCATGTTGATTTATCGAGCAACATCTGTAGAAGAAGCAACTGCGATCGCACAAGCCGATCCGATGCACACAAGCGGCGCACGTACTTTCAAAGTCCGTCCTTGGTTACTCAATGATGGCAGCATCACCATTCGCGTTACTCTCTCAGAACCGCAACGTAGCGTTATTTAA
- a CDS encoding winged helix-turn-helix transcriptional regulator — MRKSKDSTPALLDAHPYLRQTLDLIADKWVVAALYVLSHGTKRYGELQREIGDISQRMLTRTLRDLERNGLVSRKVYPVVPPMVEYSLTPLGQTLNQVLKSLCEWSTANFQAVEEARANYDRIEE, encoded by the coding sequence ATGCGTAAATCCAAAGATTCGACTCCTGCTCTACTTGACGCTCATCCCTATCTGCGCCAAACGCTCGACTTGATTGCCGATAAATGGGTTGTAGCAGCACTATATGTGCTGTCTCACGGTACAAAACGCTATGGTGAACTTCAGCGCGAGATTGGTGATATTTCTCAACGGATGCTCACACGAACTCTACGGGATTTGGAGCGAAACGGACTAGTTTCTCGCAAAGTTTATCCCGTTGTCCCGCCAATGGTCGAATATTCCCTAACGCCGCTCGGACAAACGCTGAATCAAGTTCTAAAGAGCCTATGTGAATGGTCAACTGCTAATTTTCAAGCCGTAGAAGAGGCAAGAGCGAATTACGACAGAATCGAAGAATAA
- a CDS encoding branched-chain amino acid ABC transporter permease, with the protein MDFTLFLQQFLNGVSTGSAYAIFALGYTLVFSILGIINFAHGAVFTLGAYFTYSLTGGAFGFNGLLANAKLPFALDFSIALLLGSILSGLVSVVIERLAFRPLRLKQADPLLTLVSSLGVAIVVVNLIQYLVGSESYTFPDNVYGNLPAAINFGTEARPILIRTAQLVVFGVSGIMLVALTYLINFTRLGKALRAVAENATTASLLGINTDFYILFTFFISGFLAGVAGTLLGTSVGIPGPYFGVSYGLKGLAVIVLGGLGSIPGAVLGGIVIGLIEAFVPADYSAYKDAVAFAVLFLMLLVRPQGLLGRSFAQKV; encoded by the coding sequence ATGGATTTCACTTTATTTTTGCAGCAATTTCTCAATGGCGTGTCAACGGGTAGCGCCTACGCCATTTTTGCTTTGGGCTATACACTGGTATTTTCGATCCTGGGAATTATTAACTTCGCGCACGGTGCCGTGTTTACCCTAGGGGCATATTTTACCTACAGCCTCACTGGAGGGGCATTTGGGTTTAACGGTCTGTTAGCAAATGCCAAATTACCCTTTGCTTTAGATTTCTCGATCGCTCTGTTGCTTGGGAGTATTTTGTCTGGACTGGTCAGTGTAGTAATCGAGCGTCTAGCGTTTCGTCCGTTGCGGCTCAAACAGGCTGACCCCCTACTCACGCTCGTTTCCAGTTTAGGCGTGGCGATCGTAGTTGTAAATTTAATTCAGTACCTGGTCGGATCTGAAAGTTATACCTTCCCCGATAACGTCTATGGAAATTTACCTGCTGCCATCAACTTTGGCACAGAAGCCCGTCCCATCCTGATACGGACAGCGCAATTAGTGGTGTTTGGCGTTTCGGGTATTATGCTGGTAGCTCTGACCTATCTGATTAACTTCACAAGGTTGGGTAAAGCTTTGCGTGCTGTAGCGGAAAATGCTACTACTGCAAGTTTGTTGGGAATTAATACCGATTTCTATATCCTGTTCACTTTCTTTATCTCAGGTTTTTTGGCGGGAGTGGCAGGTACGCTATTAGGTACCAGCGTTGGGATTCCTGGCCCCTACTTTGGTGTTAGTTACGGCCTTAAAGGACTGGCTGTAATCGTATTGGGCGGTTTAGGTAGTATTCCAGGTGCGGTATTGGGTGGAATTGTTATCGGTCTAATTGAAGCATTTGTCCCCGCCGACTATTCCGCCTACAAAGACGCTGTGGCATTTGCCGTGTTATTTCTAATGTTGTTAGTTAGACCCCAGGGTCTGTTAGGGCGCAGTTTTGCGCAGAAAGTATGA
- a CDS encoding type II toxin-antitoxin system RelE/ParE family toxin produces the protein MRSHPQELRIYETSQGETPFSSWLSSLRDREARARIRKRLDRIELGNLGDYRSVGGGVFEFKIDYGPGYRVYFAQIDLLIILLLCGGDKSTQERDILQAKQFWLDYKQREHANE, from the coding sequence ATGCGATCGCATCCCCAGGAGCTTAGAATCTACGAAACAAGCCAGGGAGAAACTCCATTCTCATCTTGGCTAAGCTCATTACGAGATCGAGAGGCTAGAGCAAGAATTAGGAAAAGACTAGATCGTATAGAGCTAGGAAACTTAGGCGATTATCGCTCTGTCGGAGGAGGGGTGTTTGAGTTTAAAATTGATTATGGGCCTGGCTACCGGGTATATTTTGCTCAGATCGATCTACTTATTATTCTGCTACTATGTGGTGGAGACAAAAGCACTCAAGAACGCGATATTTTACAGGCTAAACAATTTTGGCTTGACTACAAGCAACGCGAACATGCCAACGAGTAG
- a CDS encoding GNAT family N-acetyltransferase: MHAIEIPTSKDFEAIADLNVSAYAEFAPYLQPGSWEIMQKTLRNIAERAERSEFVVCRSGDNIVGSVAYCRAGKGDPAIFTPDMASILVLAVHPQHRGKGIAKVLILSCISRAKSDRAGSIGLFTNELMLPAQHIYRCLGFQQDLELPKRYGIRYFRFVLLLDS, translated from the coding sequence ATGCATGCGATTGAGATCCCAACAAGTAAAGATTTCGAGGCGATCGCAGATCTGAATGTCTCTGCCTACGCAGAATTTGCGCCGTATCTTCAGCCTGGATCGTGGGAAATCATGCAGAAGACCTTGCGCAACATCGCAGAAAGGGCAGAGAGATCGGAGTTTGTAGTCTGTCGTTCTGGCGATAACATCGTCGGCTCGGTTGCTTACTGTCGGGCAGGTAAAGGCGACCCAGCAATTTTTACGCCGGATATGGCTTCGATCCTCGTATTGGCAGTTCACCCGCAGCATCGAGGTAAAGGCATTGCCAAGGTTTTAATCTTGTCATGTATTTCGAGGGCAAAAAGTGACAGAGCGGGTTCGATCGGTCTTTTCACCAATGAACTGATGTTGCCTGCGCAACACATCTATAGGTGCTTGGGTTTTCAGCAAGACCTGGAGTTGCCCAAGCGTTACGGCATAAGGTACTTTCGGTTTGTGCTTTTGTTAGATAGTTAA
- a CDS encoding branched-chain amino acid ABC transporter permease, producing the protein MIEFLNTYGTVIVSMVFGAILGLSVYLPLMAGQLSLATPGFYALGGYISAILSTKYFLTPDGNPLNPFPMPLLLLEMLLAVVVSAIVAILLGIPVLRLRGIYLAIATIAFVEVLRFLCQNLEITGGAIGIPGIPQPFNSQIDYLWVALPLLILSMFFIYRLERIRVGRALTAIREDELAAGAMGINPAYYKVLSFTLGAILAGAVGAVSAHFLNTWNAKQGTFDASITYLAFVLIGGSRTFVGPVIGGMVLTALPEALRAIAGVSGIPIWLSQFLRDGRFIIFGLLIVLGSIFYPQGIITPDLPSKIKQLVQMSLALFKPKVKSSK; encoded by the coding sequence ATGATTGAATTTTTGAACACCTACGGCACCGTCATTGTTTCCATGGTTTTTGGGGCAATTTTGGGACTTTCTGTCTATTTGCCGCTGATGGCAGGGCAGTTATCGCTGGCAACACCTGGATTTTATGCCTTGGGTGGCTACATTTCAGCTATCCTCTCAACTAAATATTTCCTCACGCCGGATGGCAATCCACTCAACCCATTCCCGATGCCGCTATTGCTCCTGGAAATGCTTTTAGCAGTAGTAGTTTCCGCGATCGTCGCGATATTGCTGGGTATTCCCGTGCTGCGGTTGCGGGGTATTTATCTGGCGATCGCCACGATCGCGTTTGTTGAGGTCTTGCGCTTCCTTTGTCAAAATTTAGAAATTACCGGCGGTGCGATCGGCATACCAGGAATTCCCCAGCCATTTAATTCGCAGATCGATTACCTCTGGGTAGCGCTGCCCCTATTAATCTTGAGTATGTTCTTTATCTATCGCTTGGAACGCATTCGAGTTGGCCGCGCCCTCACTGCAATCCGCGAAGATGAGCTAGCCGCTGGCGCAATGGGAATCAATCCCGCCTACTACAAGGTACTTTCCTTTACGTTGGGAGCGATTTTAGCTGGTGCCGTAGGAGCCGTTAGCGCTCATTTTCTCAATACTTGGAATGCCAAGCAGGGGACGTTTGACGCTAGTATCACCTACCTGGCATTTGTGCTAATCGGTGGCTCGCGCACGTTCGTCGGCCCTGTCATTGGCGGTATGGTGCTCACGGCTTTACCGGAAGCTTTAAGGGCGATCGCTGGAGTCAGTGGTATTCCTATCTGGTTATCTCAGTTTCTGCGCGATGGTCGGTTTATCATTTTCGGTTTGCTGATCGTGTTGGGTAGCATTTTCTACCCGCAAGGCATCATTACGCCCGACTTACCAAGCAAAATCAAGCAATTAGTACAAATGAGCTTGGCACTCTTTAAACCCAAGGTAAAGTCGAGCAAGTAA
- a CDS encoding tetratricopeptide repeat protein: MSLEDLKNIAERHSFDDEAWFRLANAYVSQEMWENAIPTFERAISIRHEYAANHYDPANTLASTANILDAAFDYYQRTLEMEADYASCYLHYGYYLHGNLQTAEAETAYRKATEINPEFAVAYLELGNIEYDRSNYSLAIECFNKAIACNPDYAEAYCNIGNCLANQGMYEGAIACYEKAFGINPNLPDLLGKLNQIYVKFVPRWHFPMMNDEYRNNCYERALKRAIGDDSIVLDIGSGSGLLAMMAARAGASHVYTCEKVKPIANIARQIIQANGYSARITAFNKMSNDLKIGSDLAEPADVLVSEILDVGLLAEYVVPSVRHARSELLKPNAKIIPKSATVYAVLLDSIDIFHEDRVQNVSGFDLSLFNAFSNRSSYLQLFVRHFPYQSLSEQFEVFTFDFDGDDIKPETRNLSVPIIQSGTCHAIAFWFGLWLDDEIYLETSPFVRDTCWMQAVYIMESPPSLELGQIVTVNASHDTTHINLKLVC; encoded by the coding sequence ATGTCTCTAGAAGATCTGAAAAACATTGCTGAACGTCATTCCTTTGATGATGAAGCCTGGTTTCGCTTGGCTAATGCCTATGTAAGCCAGGAAATGTGGGAAAATGCCATCCCTACGTTTGAGCGAGCGATTTCTATTCGCCACGAATATGCTGCAAATCATTACGATCCTGCCAATACTTTGGCAAGTACCGCCAATATTTTGGATGCAGCTTTTGATTACTATCAACGTACTCTTGAAATGGAAGCTGACTATGCAAGCTGCTATCTGCACTATGGTTATTACCTTCACGGTAATTTACAGACAGCAGAAGCAGAAACTGCTTATAGAAAAGCTACTGAAATCAATCCTGAATTTGCCGTTGCCTATCTAGAGCTAGGAAATATTGAATACGACCGCAGCAACTATTCACTGGCGATCGAATGTTTTAACAAAGCAATTGCTTGCAATCCTGACTATGCAGAGGCTTACTGCAATATCGGCAACTGTCTCGCTAACCAAGGAATGTATGAAGGAGCTATCGCTTGTTATGAAAAAGCATTCGGTATTAATCCTAATTTGCCTGACCTCTTGGGAAAGCTGAACCAAATTTACGTCAAATTTGTGCCTCGCTGGCATTTCCCTATGATGAACGATGAATATCGCAATAATTGTTATGAAAGAGCATTGAAAAGAGCAATAGGAGATGATTCTATTGTGTTAGATATTGGTTCTGGTTCTGGCTTACTTGCGATGATGGCAGCAAGGGCAGGAGCTAGCCATGTCTATACCTGCGAGAAAGTAAAACCGATCGCTAATATCGCGCGTCAAATCATTCAAGCAAATGGCTACAGCGCTCGCATCACAGCGTTTAACAAGATGTCCAACGATCTCAAAATTGGCAGCGATCTAGCAGAACCTGCTGATGTTTTGGTAAGTGAAATCTTAGATGTTGGACTATTAGCAGAATACGTCGTCCCTTCAGTTCGCCATGCCCGCAGCGAATTGCTGAAGCCCAATGCCAAAATCATTCCCAAATCTGCAACTGTCTATGCTGTCTTACTTGATAGTATAGATATCTTTCATGAGGATAGAGTCCAAAATGTATCGGGATTCGACTTGAGTTTATTTAATGCTTTCTCCAATCGTTCATCATATCTGCAATTGTTCGTACGCCATTTCCCTTATCAATCGTTGTCCGAGCAATTTGAGGTTTTTACGTTCGACTTTGATGGTGATGACATTAAGCCTGAAACCCGCAATTTGTCAGTCCCAATTATTCAAAGCGGCACCTGCCATGCAATCGCTTTTTGGTTCGGTTTGTGGCTAGATGATGAGATCTATTTAGAAACTAGTCCGTTTGTTCGAGATACCTGTTGGATGCAAGCTGTGTACATTATGGAATCTCCCCCCTCTTTAGAGTTAGGACAAATAGTAACTGTTAATGCCAGTCACGATACTACCCACATTAACTTGAAACTAGTCTGCTAA
- a CDS encoding DUF2854 domain-containing protein, which produces MLRQISLSSVFLLIGIALSAIGVYAYATGNPTLNLAGFFYGIPILLGGAALKSAEVKPSQFLYPSSDLALKLRDTQATPTQIKVRQDVTRYRYGIRAHLDAALEKLGMSPTNEERPVLAGIYEEVFQAEGQPDTYSLVLRFQSPLIGLETWQEKQEKIGRFFGPGVIAQVTRPEVQSEIPLVDLRLISAIN; this is translated from the coding sequence ATGCTACGACAAATTTCTCTCAGTTCGGTATTTTTGCTAATCGGAATAGCATTAAGTGCGATCGGCGTATATGCCTACGCTACTGGTAATCCTACCCTCAACCTCGCTGGATTTTTCTATGGTATCCCTATTTTACTTGGGGGCGCAGCCCTAAAATCAGCGGAAGTTAAGCCCAGTCAGTTTTTATATCCCTCTTCCGATCTTGCTTTAAAATTGCGCGATACCCAGGCAACACCAACCCAAATAAAGGTGCGCCAGGATGTTACCCGCTATCGCTACGGCATCCGCGCTCACCTGGATGCAGCGTTGGAAAAATTAGGTATGAGTCCTACCAACGAGGAAAGACCGGTTTTAGCTGGTATTTATGAAGAGGTATTTCAAGCCGAGGGGCAACCCGATACCTACAGTTTAGTTTTGCGCTTTCAGTCGCCGCTGATTGGTTTAGAAACATGGCAAGAGAAACAGGAAAAAATTGGTAGATTTTTCGGCCCTGGTGTAATTGCTCAAGTCACCAGACCAGAAGTACAGAGCGAAATTCCCTTAGTCGATCTACGCCTAATCTCAGCAATTAACTGA
- the rpoD gene encoding RNA polymerase sigma factor RpoD translates to MSKAINFPAEIETMLPSDRDDESALDLEDLEKDDDSLDDEEEAGSAIDISGEDEEDGKPGKARGPKKRASQAKKKHYTEDSIRLYLQEIGRIRLLRADEEIELARKIADLLVLEQTREKLAAQLQIDNPEDVKDSDWAKEMEMPLGDFRRRLHSGRRAKDKMVQSNLRLVVSIAKKYMNRGLSFQDLIQEGSLGLIRAAEKFDHEKGYKFSTYATWWIRQAITRAIADQSRTIRLPVHLYETISRIKKTTKLLSQEMGRKPTEEEIATRMEMTIEKLRFIAKSAQLPISLETPIGKEEDSRLGDFIESDGETPDDQVAKNLLREDLESVLGTLSPRERDVLKLRYGLDDGRMKTLEEIGQIFNVTRERIRQIEAKALRKLRHPNRNSVLKEYIR, encoded by the coding sequence ATGAGCAAAGCCATCAACTTCCCCGCAGAAATTGAAACCATGTTGCCCAGCGATCGAGATGATGAGTCTGCTTTAGATCTAGAAGATCTGGAGAAAGATGATGATAGCCTCGATGATGAAGAGGAAGCTGGCAGTGCAATTGACATTTCCGGCGAGGATGAGGAAGATGGCAAGCCTGGTAAAGCCCGAGGCCCGAAAAAGCGTGCCAGCCAGGCTAAAAAGAAGCACTACACCGAGGACTCAATTCGACTGTACCTGCAAGAAATCGGTCGTATCCGTTTGCTACGGGCAGATGAAGAAATTGAGTTAGCGCGAAAAATTGCCGATCTGTTAGTTCTGGAGCAAACCCGCGAGAAGCTTGCTGCCCAACTGCAAATCGATAATCCCGAAGATGTGAAGGATTCGGATTGGGCAAAGGAAATGGAAATGCCCTTGGGCGATTTTCGGCGGCGCTTGCATTCGGGGCGGCGTGCCAAAGACAAGATGGTACAGTCCAATCTGCGACTGGTGGTATCGATCGCCAAGAAATACATGAATCGCGGTCTGTCGTTCCAGGACTTGATCCAGGAGGGCAGTTTGGGGCTGATCAGGGCAGCAGAGAAGTTCGATCACGAAAAGGGTTATAAGTTCTCTACCTACGCCACGTGGTGGATCCGTCAGGCAATTACCAGAGCGATCGCCGATCAATCGCGCACGATCCGCCTGCCCGTGCACCTGTACGAAACCATTTCGCGCATCAAGAAAACCACGAAACTTTTATCGCAGGAAATGGGGCGCAAACCAACTGAAGAGGAAATTGCCACCCGTATGGAAATGACAATTGAAAAGCTGCGCTTTATTGCCAAATCAGCGCAGTTGCCAATTTCTCTGGAAACTCCGATCGGGAAGGAAGAGGATTCGCGTCTGGGCGACTTTATCGAGTCCGACGGTGAAACACCGGACGATCAGGTTGCTAAGAATCTGTTGCGCGAGGATTTAGAAAGCGTACTCGGTACGCTTAGCCCTAGGGAACGGGATGTATTAAAACTGCGCTACGGTCTCGACGACGGACGCATGAAGACATTGGAAGAAATCGGTCAAATTTTCAACGTTACCCGCGAGCGCATTCGCCAAATCGAAGCCAAAGCTCTGCGCAAACTCCGCCACCCCAACCGCAACAGCGTTCTGAAGGAATATATTCGCTAG
- a CDS encoding zf-TFIIB domain-containing protein: MHCPKHKETDLKATRISGDLAAQQCSQCQGVWIPALEYSAWQAKQTQPSASKQSIPQYPASLTQSSNFTPSEFDAKAGFCPECGIYLSRAKVPLKTPFYVERCLSCSGIWCDRGEWEVLENLNLHTNVPQLFSNQWQAHMREIHQAEIERQTLIDKLGADVANRLFELVSILEKHEHGNFAAAYLVRHFDRDKAKK; encoded by the coding sequence ATGCACTGCCCTAAACATAAAGAAACTGATTTAAAAGCGACTAGAATCTCTGGCGATCTAGCAGCGCAACAGTGTTCTCAGTGTCAAGGGGTTTGGATACCTGCCCTAGAGTACAGTGCTTGGCAGGCTAAGCAAACTCAGCCATCTGCTAGTAAGCAGTCAATTCCACAGTATCCAGCGTCATTAACGCAATCGTCTAACTTCACACCGTCGGAATTTGATGCTAAAGCAGGCTTTTGCCCGGAGTGCGGTATTTACCTTTCTAGAGCTAAAGTACCCTTAAAAACACCTTTCTACGTGGAACGCTGTCTCAGTTGCAGTGGCATTTGGTGCGATCGCGGTGAATGGGAAGTCTTAGAGAATCTAAACCTGCATACCAACGTGCCGCAGCTATTCTCCAATCAGTGGCAGGCGCACATGCGAGAAATACATCAAGCAGAGATAGAGCGGCAAACATTAATTGATAAATTAGGTGCAGATGTGGCAAACCGCCTGTTTGAGTTGGTAAGCATCCTGGAGAAGCACGAGCACGGTAATTTTGCTGCTGCCTATCTGGTACGACATTTCGATCGCGATAAGGCAAAGAAATAG